The following coding sequences lie in one Methanohalophilus levihalophilus genomic window:
- the porD gene encoding pyruvate synthase subunit PorD has protein sequence MSIRLGGVCEPGSTRVNKTGGWRTFRPVYDYDKCIKCKLCELLCPDMSVLEWEDGYFQFDYDFCKGCGICANECPKDAISMVLEEK, from the coding sequence ATGAGTATCAGGCTTGGCGGAGTTTGCGAACCAGGTTCTACCCGCGTAAACAAGACCGGTGGATGGAGAACATTCAGACCCGTGTATGATTATGACAAGTGCATCAAATGCAAATTGTGTGAACTGTTATGCCCTGACATGTCAGTACTTGAATGGGAAGACGGTTATTTCCAATTCGACTATGATTTCTGCAAAGGATGCGGCATTTGTGCAAATGAATGTCCAAAAGATGCAATCTCCATGGTACTGGAGGAGAAATAA
- the porB gene encoding pyruvate synthase subunit PorB — translation MSFLFEAGHRGCAGCCDAMVAKFVLMAAGEDCIVISPTGCLEVMTTPYPESSWGVPWIHSLFENAGSVASGVEAGLKALGKFEKTKVIAMGGDGATLDIGMRGISGAFERGHDMTYVCIDNEAYMNTGVQRSGATPFDASTTTSPAGSESFGNPRPKKDMPAIMAAHGSPYIATCSLGYPKDLIKKVKKALEVEGPTYIHAHAPCTTGWGFDTSKTVEIAKLAVQTGLWPLYEMEDGEITSVKKIGKQKKPVEDYLKMQRRFKHLFTKEGGDEELKKIQALADENIVKFGLE, via the coding sequence ATGAGTTTCCTTTTTGAAGCAGGGCACAGAGGATGTGCAGGCTGCTGTGACGCAATGGTAGCCAAGTTTGTCCTGATGGCTGCAGGCGAGGACTGTATTGTCATATCCCCGACGGGATGTCTTGAGGTTATGACCACTCCTTACCCTGAATCCTCATGGGGCGTTCCATGGATTCATTCATTGTTTGAGAATGCCGGTTCAGTTGCTTCAGGTGTTGAAGCCGGACTTAAGGCACTGGGCAAGTTCGAGAAGACAAAAGTTATCGCAATGGGCGGTGACGGCGCGACTCTTGATATCGGAATGCGTGGTATTTCCGGTGCATTCGAAAGAGGCCATGATATGACCTATGTCTGTATTGACAACGAGGCATACATGAACACCGGTGTCCAGAGAAGTGGTGCAACACCATTTGACGCATCCACAACCACCAGTCCTGCAGGTTCCGAATCTTTCGGAAACCCACGTCCAAAGAAGGACATGCCTGCTATTATGGCCGCACATGGTTCTCCGTATATTGCAACATGTTCACTTGGTTATCCAAAGGACTTGATCAAGAAGGTCAAGAAGGCCCTTGAAGTTGAAGGTCCAACCTATATCCATGCACATGCACCATGTACAACAGGATGGGGATTCGATACTTCCAAGACCGTGGAAATTGCCAAGCTGGCAGTCCAGACCGGTCTCTGGCCACTGTATGAAATGGAAGACGGTGAAATTACTTCAGTGAAGAAAATAGGCAAGCAGAAAAAGCCTGTTGAGGATTACCTGAAGATGCAGCGCAGGTTCAAACACCTGTTCACAAAAGAAGGCGGTGACGAGGAACTTAAGAAGATCCAGGCACTTGCCGACGAAAATATTGTTAAGTTCGGGTTAGAATAA
- a CDS encoding pyruvate ferredoxin oxidoreductase subunit gamma produces the protein MKEIRIHGRGGQGSVTAAELLAVAAFEDGQFSQAFPAFGVERRGAPVQAFTRISDVPIRLRSQVYEPDYVIVQDPTLLEVVDIASGAKDTGVIIINSDFDPEEFDLNTKAKVMTVNATKVALDIIGRPIVNTVLLGAFAGATGEIQPDSIVRAVKERFPGKIGDKNAEALLEAYNQIRGDA, from the coding sequence ATGAAAGAAATTCGGATACACGGAAGAGGAGGACAGGGCTCGGTAACTGCTGCTGAGTTATTGGCCGTTGCTGCTTTTGAAGATGGCCAGTTCAGCCAGGCCTTCCCAGCCTTCGGTGTGGAGAGGCGTGGTGCTCCGGTTCAGGCCTTCACTCGTATAAGTGATGTTCCTATCAGGCTCAGGAGTCAGGTTTACGAACCAGATTACGTAATTGTACAGGATCCAACTCTGCTTGAAGTCGTGGACATTGCAAGCGGTGCCAAAGATACTGGTGTTATCATCATCAACAGTGACTTTGACCCAGAGGAATTTGACCTTAATACAAAAGCAAAAGTCATGACTGTAAACGCTACAAAAGTCGCTCTTGACATTATTGGCAGACCAATTGTTAACACTGTTTTGCTCGGTGCATTCGCAGGTGCAACCGGTGAAATCCAGCCGGATTCCATTGTGCGTGCAGTCAAGGAAAGGTTCCCGGGCAAGATCGGGGACAAAAACGCAGAGGCTTTACTTGAAGCTTACAACCAGATCAGAGGTGATGCATGA
- a CDS encoding tRNA dihydrouridine synthase, protein MADVTNRAYRILCKRYGADYCITEMVNADAILHADSGALGRAESADEEGPYGIQLFGSNPETMGEAAAILTEKFMPSSIDINFGCPSSAIMSCGAGSALLGSPDKIYSIVESVSEATEIPITAKIRILDNIDDTLEIARKIESSGACALAVHGRTAKMGYSGVANHEFTRRICEEVSIPVIANGDIVDGPKAAEVLEYTGCQALMIGRAAMGDPDIFHRIGSYLENGEIVQAPACEDKLTCLSEYLKLLEEFDLVSHVNLQAHSGWFLKGLKGARKMRSSLQGVRDPEIILENLRRICSEGV, encoded by the coding sequence ATGGCTGATGTTACAAACCGGGCTTACAGGATCCTCTGCAAAAGGTATGGAGCCGACTATTGCATTACGGAAATGGTGAATGCAGATGCCATTTTGCATGCTGATTCCGGAGCACTTGGCAGGGCGGAATCCGCTGACGAAGAAGGCCCCTACGGAATACAGCTGTTTGGCAGCAATCCGGAAACAATGGGGGAGGCCGCTGCAATTCTAACTGAGAAATTCATGCCTTCAAGTATTGACATCAATTTCGGCTGCCCGTCTTCCGCTATAATGAGTTGTGGTGCAGGCTCGGCTCTTCTGGGGTCTCCGGATAAAATCTATTCTATTGTAGAATCTGTTTCAGAAGCTACCGAGATTCCGATAACTGCGAAAATACGAATTCTTGACAATATCGATGATACGCTGGAAATTGCCAGAAAAATCGAATCTTCCGGTGCATGTGCACTGGCCGTTCATGGCCGGACTGCAAAAATGGGTTACTCGGGAGTTGCGAATCATGAGTTTACCCGCCGGATATGTGAGGAAGTTTCAATTCCTGTTATTGCAAACGGGGATATTGTGGATGGTCCGAAAGCTGCAGAGGTACTTGAATATACAGGTTGTCAGGCATTGATGATCGGGAGGGCTGCCATGGGAGATCCTGATATTTTCCATCGAATCGGCTCTTATCTTGAGAATGGTGAAATTGTTCAGGCCCCTGCTTGTGAGGATAAATTGACCTGCCTTTCAGAGTACCTCAAGTTGCTTGAGGAGTTTGATCTTGTCTCCCATGTGAATCTGCAGGCACATTCGGGATGGTTTTTGAAGGGGCTCAAAGGTGCGAGGAAAATGCGTTCATCTTTGCAGGGTGTACGAGACCCGGAAATAATTCTGGAGAATCTTAGAAGGATATGCTCTGAAGGTGTCTAA
- a CDS encoding mechanosensitive ion channel family protein, translating to MDSTNPSEKKTFRRKFKKEHVKTKISNKLLNHIIIIFLFFILPISIVLIADSQLWVTIPDIILDFLKLVDIVLISYALATIFLKFTVNIIPNWFESVGKREEKILLSKIYIAFVYVLATVIIFWQVGISSQNIVIFLGLIATGFAFAIRDVILSYFIWFILLTKKPFKIGDYINVGEEEGQVKHIGLFYVVIYPSRHGGYYKIPNKVFLEKPIKNYGVSAFESTFDYYLEEIPKDLKTRITSVVEKAREVENINMKLVLDSDSDGLKLTAYYRSTFDERETVRHKILGMILEEMDFLKAK from the coding sequence ATGGATTCAACGAACCCCTCCGAGAAGAAAACGTTCCGGAGAAAATTCAAAAAAGAGCATGTGAAAACTAAAATTTCCAATAAATTGCTAAATCATATCATAATTATATTCCTGTTTTTCATCCTCCCCATATCTATTGTTCTTATTGCCGATAGTCAATTGTGGGTAACAATTCCGGATATTATTCTTGATTTCCTGAAATTGGTGGACATTGTATTGATTTCCTATGCATTAGCCACCATATTCCTCAAATTCACCGTGAATATCATTCCAAACTGGTTTGAGAGCGTGGGAAAAAGGGAAGAAAAAATACTACTCAGCAAGATATACATTGCCTTTGTTTATGTACTGGCAACTGTCATTATTTTCTGGCAGGTTGGAATAAGCTCACAAAACATCGTGATATTCCTGGGTCTTATTGCTACCGGATTTGCTTTTGCCATAAGGGACGTCATCCTTTCATATTTTATCTGGTTCATACTGCTAACAAAAAAACCGTTTAAAATTGGGGATTACATAAATGTGGGAGAGGAAGAGGGGCAGGTAAAACATATCGGCCTTTTTTACGTAGTAATATATCCATCCAGGCACGGAGGATATTACAAAATACCAAACAAAGTATTCCTGGAAAAACCCATTAAAAACTATGGTGTAAGCGCTTTTGAATCAACTTTTGATTATTATCTGGAAGAAATCCCCAAGGATCTCAAAACAAGGATTACCAGTGTTGTTGAGAAAGCCAGAGAAGTTGAGAACATAAACATGAAACTGGTGCTGGATTCCGATAGTGACGGACTAAAACTGACAGCTTACTACAGATCAACTTTTGATGAAAGGGAAACAGTGCGTCACAAGATACTTGGCATGATTCTGGAAGAAATGGATTTTCTAAAGGCGAAGTAA
- the porA gene encoding pyruvate synthase subunit PorA: protein MAVIRDLNKDKMDVVEGSYAVAHSVKVCKPNVISAYPITPQTHIVEDLSQFMADGEIPNCEYIMVESEFSALSALVGSAAVGARCYSATTSQGLELMHEILFNVSGMRLPIVMTIANRAVSAPINIWNDQQDSISQRDTGWIQLYAEDLQEASDMTAQAYKIAEDKDVMLPAMVCMDGFILSHVYEPLVLLEQDLVDEYLPPYNPELTLDSKNPMTFGAFADPESYTEFRYLQQKAMNNALAKIEEAASDFQKVFGRYYGGLVDEYETEDAEIILMAMGSVIGTIKDTIDALRAKGVKVGLLKVRSFRPFPVEAIHNVIKNAKVVVAIDKNISLGLNEGALFTETKASLYNTSIDVPVIGRMIGHGGRDIPVSTIEKIVDEAANVMKSGISVESQYADLKEELL from the coding sequence ATGGCAGTTATTCGTGATCTTAACAAGGATAAAATGGATGTTGTGGAAGGTTCCTATGCGGTTGCTCACTCTGTAAAAGTGTGTAAACCAAATGTAATCTCAGCATATCCAATCACTCCACAAACTCACATTGTGGAAGACCTGTCACAATTCATGGCCGACGGTGAAATACCAAACTGTGAATATATCATGGTAGAGTCCGAATTCTCTGCACTCTCCGCTCTGGTTGGTTCCGCGGCAGTAGGTGCAAGATGTTACTCTGCTACCACATCACAGGGTCTGGAACTCATGCATGAGATACTTTTCAATGTATCCGGTATGAGGCTTCCAATCGTCATGACAATTGCCAACAGGGCTGTTAGTGCTCCAATCAATATCTGGAATGACCAGCAGGATTCAATCTCCCAGAGGGATACCGGCTGGATACAGCTTTATGCTGAAGATCTTCAGGAAGCTTCTGACATGACTGCACAGGCATATAAGATAGCTGAGGACAAGGACGTCATGCTTCCGGCAATGGTCTGCATGGATGGTTTCATTCTTTCTCACGTTTATGAACCTCTGGTGCTTCTTGAGCAGGATCTCGTGGATGAATATCTTCCTCCATACAATCCTGAATTAACACTTGATTCAAAGAACCCAATGACTTTCGGAGCATTTGCTGATCCGGAGAGCTACACTGAATTCAGGTATCTCCAGCAGAAGGCGATGAACAATGCTCTTGCCAAGATTGAGGAAGCTGCAAGCGACTTCCAGAAGGTCTTTGGCCGTTACTATGGCGGACTTGTTGACGAGTATGAAACCGAAGATGCCGAAATTATCCTGATGGCAATGGGTTCAGTTATCGGAACAATCAAGGATACAATTGATGCTCTCAGAGCAAAAGGTGTGAAGGTAGGTCTTCTTAAGGTAAGATCTTTCAGGCCTTTCCCGGTTGAAGCTATCCACAATGTTATCAAAAACGCAAAAGTCGTTGTTGCAATTGACAAGAATATTTCTCTTGGTCTCAATGAAGGTGCCCTTTTCACCGAAACCAAGGCAAGTCTCTACAACACCAGTATTGATGTGCCGGTTATCGGCCGTATGATTGGTCATGGTGGCCGTGACATTCCGGTAAGCACCATTGAGAAGATTGTTGATGAAGCAGCAAACGTTATGAAATCAGGTATATCGGTCGAGAGCCAGTATGCTGATTTGAAGGAGGAATTGCTATGA